Proteins from one Suncus etruscus isolate mSunEtr1 chromosome 3, mSunEtr1.pri.cur, whole genome shotgun sequence genomic window:
- the LOC126004368 gene encoding E3 ubiquitin-protein ligase TRIM52-like, whose amino-acid sequence MGSTAEGWDISIRGSWHPPHEEEEEEEEEEEEEDWAEEDWTEEVTTNTMGSTSEGWDISIRGSEQDYYFGGSTLDLCIKVYPEAEVVPEVEVVPDHYEDKDEVLYPDIQLLPPSTPRHTFTCPQCRQSFSHSSFRPNWQLANMVQVIRQMEPVPSQGICPKHQEVLKLYCEVDKEAICVVCRESRSHKQHSVVPLEEVEHEAKEKNEKNGCNLAF is encoded by the coding sequence ATGGGCAGCACTGCAGAAGGCTGGGACATCTCCATCCGTGGTTCTTGGCATCCTCCtcacgaggaggaggaggaagaagaggaagaggaggaggaggaggactggGCAGAGGAGGACTGGACGGAGGAGGTGACCACAAACACTATGGGCAGCACCTCAGAAGGCTGGGACATCTCCATCCGTGGTTCCGAGCAGGACTATTATTTCGGGGGTTCCACACTTGACCTGTGCATCAAGGTCTACCCAGAAGCAGAAGTGGTCCCCGAAGTGGAAGTCGTCCCAGACCACTACGAGGACAAAGATGAGGTGCTGTACCCTGACATCCAGCTGCTGCCACCTTCCACCCCTCGACACACGTTCACCTGTCCCCAGTGTCGCCAAAGCTTTTCACACAGCAGCTTCCGCCCCAATTGGCAACTGGCCAACATGGTGCAAGTCATCCGCCAGATGGAACCTGTCCCCAGTCAGGGCATCTGCCCCAAGCACCAGGAGGTCTTGAAGCTCTACTGCGAAGTGGACAAGGAGGCCATCTGCGTGGTGTGCCGGGAGTCCCGAAGTCACAAACAGCACAGTGTGGTGCCTCTGGAGGAAGTGGAGCACGAAGCCAAGGAGAAAAACGAAAAAAATGGGTGCAACCTTGCATTCTGA